The genomic region GAGGTGTTCCGATTTGATGAAGACGGCCTGGCAGAAGCTTATGCCAAAGTGACACCGGAACATGAAAGTGCAACAATAGAGGCCAAAGAAGAGTGTCCGGTGGCTGTTATTATGATCGAAGAATAAAAAGGAAAACGGTCTGTATAGACGCAGTGTAGCACTGTGGATGTACAGGCTGTTTTTTTGACCGGAGAAGG from Dorea longicatena harbors:
- a CDS encoding ferredoxin; the protein is MEAKVIDGCISCGACIATCPEVFRFDEDGLAEAYAKVTPEHESATIEAKEECPVAVIMIEE